The DNA window GCGGGTGCGACGGTTCGAGGATTCGAGGGTCCGCCCGGACGAACCGTCGTCTCCCCCTCACCGAACGAGGGAGTTCGGACGGGCGTCCGTCACTTGGTAGAGAAGTCCACCGCACCCAGTTGCCGGAGCAACGTCAGATTGTCCGAGAGGAACCATCGCTCGGCGATGAGTCCGTCTTCGAGACGGAAGAACGCCATCTGTTGAACGTCTATCTCGTTCCCCGTCGGTTCGATGCCCCAGAGGACCCCCTCGTGCGTTCCTCGACTCGTGATGTGGAGGGCGACCGTGTCCCCGCGAACGACGCTGCGTTCGACCGTTTGCGCGACGTCGGGGAACGCCGAGAGGAACGACTCGTAAGACTCCCGAATCGCCTCCGTCCCCTCCTCGGACCCGAAGGGGTTGTGATCGACGGCGTCCGGCGCGTACAAGTCGTCGAGCAAGTCGAGGTCGCCGTCACCGAAGACCTCCTCCGGAATTCGACGGGCGGTGCGCTCGTTCTCCCGTTCTCGGGGAGTAAGCGAATCGGTCATCTCCGGGCCTTCCCCCCGCGAGTCGGCGAATCGGTCGTCGAGTTGTGTGTCGGTTCTACCACGACGGAACGAGGCCCCCGACCGGCGTAGATTTGTCCAGAAACATGTTGCTCCTTTTAAATACTCCTCCGGAGTACCGTCCGTCGATGCCGCACCTGAAGCTCGAACTGAACGGTGAGGAGATCGGAGGGTGGCTCGCGGAGCTCTCGACGGAGTTCCCCGGCGACGAGTTTCGGCTCTTGGCGACGCAACTCCGCGACCAAGGCGCGCTTGTCACGCTCGAAGTTCGGACGGCCGACGGTGGCGACGTCGTCCGGAGATTCGAAACGGCACCCGAGGTAATTGAGCTCGAAACGCTTCATACGGACTCAGAGGTCGTACTGCTCCAGTTCCTGACCGGAAGCTCGAAGGCTTACGATCCGCTCTACGACTCCGGTTGCATCTCCATCTACCCGACGATTCTCCGGAACGGGCGATTCTCCGTACACGTCGTCGCCGGTCACGATAGCCTCTCCGCCTACCTCGAAGAGCTCGCGGCGGCAGAAATCCCGTATCGGGTGAGCTCTCTCACCCACTCTCACGAGGCCGCCGCCGCCGTACTAACGGCCCGACAGCGAGAGTTCGTCGAAACCGCCATCGAACGGGGGTTCTACGACGACCCCAGAACGTGTACTCTCACCGAACTCGCGGAGACGCTCGGCATCCACAAGTCCGCGGCTAGTAGACTTCGACAGCGTGCGGAAAGCCGGTTGATAACCCACTCCCTCGACGACGCCGTCCGGTAGGAGCGCCGGATCGGAGGCCGCTCTGGCCGTATCCCGTGGTGTCGAACGACCGCAGTTGTTCCCCGGACCAGACGGGCGGCGGTCACCGAACGACACTACGGCGACGCGGGAGTGACGTTTGCTCTCTCGTAGCATATCAACCGACTCCGAACAGTCATTGGCGGCGAACAGAATACACTTTGCGCGGGCGGTCGATTTCTCTCTCACATGCCTCGGCTCTCTCTGACGCCACGGTGGATTCTGCGTTCGATTCTCGCACTCGTCGTCGTCGGATCGCTGGTGGCCGGTGCCGCACTCACCGCCGCGTACGAACCGCCGGAGGTACAGACCGGGACGGTCGAAAGCGCCGCGAACGGGACGACGTACGTCGCCGTCCAAGGCTTCCACTTCCAAGGGCAGGGAGGCGAGAAGAAGCCGGCGCGACTCATCGCGGCGGGCCCCGACGGCCAACCGAAGTGGATATACAACGGGTCGAAACACGGCGCGAGT is part of the Halopelagius longus genome and encodes:
- a CDS encoding ester cyclase, producing MTDSLTPRERENERTARRIPEEVFGDGDLDLLDDLYAPDAVDHNPFGSEEGTEAIRESYESFLSAFPDVAQTVERSVVRGDTVALHITSRGTHEGVLWGIEPTGNEIDVQQMAFFRLEDGLIAERWFLSDNLTLLRQLGAVDFSTK
- a CDS encoding helix-turn-helix domain-containing protein: MPHLKLELNGEEIGGWLAELSTEFPGDEFRLLATQLRDQGALVTLEVRTADGGDVVRRFETAPEVIELETLHTDSEVVLLQFLTGSSKAYDPLYDSGCISIYPTILRNGRFSVHVVAGHDSLSAYLEELAAAEIPYRVSSLTHSHEAAAAVLTARQREFVETAIERGFYDDPRTCTLTELAETLGIHKSAASRLRQRAESRLITHSLDDAVR